The Brassica rapa cultivar Chiifu-401-42 chromosome A10, CAAS_Brap_v3.01, whole genome shotgun sequence genome segment GATCCTCTGCGGTCATTTCTATCCTTATCACGGGATGCAACACACAGATCCACATTTGCGTTTGAACCTTCACCTCTCTTCCCTCTATGTTAATCCTTCTACTCTTTCCAAGCCAAGTGAGCATGCCCATCCTTAGTCTCAGCCTTTGTGTCGTTATAGTTTCTGACCCTCCCTATCAACACATTGTTGAAATGGCGGCTAATGGTTTCACAAGAGAGGTGGAACCTCTCTTGTATAACTCTGATTCGCTGATTATGACCTATAATGCTTAAGAATATAGCAACCTGCTCTTCCACCAGAACAGTGATGGTATCTCTCAGCAGTCCTTGCTCTCTAAAAGTGTCGGATAGTTTGTGAAACAGACGTTTATCCATCCGAAGCACTTCCCTGCAATCTTCAACAGGTCCTTGAAGCAAGTCTTTTAAATATGTACCTCTTGTAGAAGGCGAAGTTCCCGGAGGTTGGTTTACTAGACTTTGGTAGTATAAGTAACCAGCAGCTGCAGCAACTAGCTCCATCTCATCTAGTTCTAAGTCTAAATCGATGCTACTAGTGGAGGAATCTGAAAGTATAGCCAAAAGTACCagtcagtgttctaaaaatcggtctatgCGGAGTCTAGCCGTCTGCTTAAGTGGCAAATCGGATTTAAATGGTTTAAGTGTTTGTCCGACTAATCAATAATCCTCTATAAAGCTCCTAATTACGGTCTAgctatttttttaacattggtAATAAtgtaactaaattaatgtcatTATGATCAGTGTTTGTACCAGTGACAATAtcaaatgttttatttcaaatattgtTTCAAACACCTTGTAAGTTGTCTCCGTTCTTCTTAGTCAAAGCTGCTGCTCTCATTTTGGAAGCTGCTGCGAGTTCTAGCATGGCTTCAACTATGGCAACACCACCAGCCTTGCGGTTTCTCCTGCGAGACGGTCCAGAACCACCAGAAGGTGCTGTCGGAATACGCTTGTTGTGTCCGTTAATGACGTGTACTTCGTCTCCAGAGCCGCCAGAGGAaagttcatcatcatcatcatcaccatcaccagACATCATTCTTCAACATGCAAAAACCAACGCAAGTGATTCAGACAGAAGAGAATGTGCGAAGCTTAGTACAAGACCTTAGCTCAAAGCATCAAGTTTGAACAAGAAGAAGGTTTGGTTCTGAGAAAAATTTGAGCGATTGCTAATGGCCTCGAACATTAGGGATTCTGACAATTGAGTCCTGTCCcttagttttgttttcttttcattaGTCGCTCAAAACTTTCAACACTTTATGTTTTTGGCGTCATATTTTATCCGATATCAAATTAGCCCAGaatccaaaaatataatttaatttgtcTACTTGAGACGATTAATCAAGTGGCTAATCTTCAATATCtccacaaaaaataataatttatcgaCTTGAGATGATTAATCAAGTGGCTAATCTTCAATATCTCAGACTAAAGATTAACAGAACCTCTTAAACTTATTACTCATGATTCGCCATGAGTTAATCACACTGATAAATAAAAGAGAATtggaaagaagaaagaaaaatccAAAGGGGATTGATTATCTATAATCTTTACTAAATTAACAATCAAACCATTTTTGCATAaagtttacaaaagaaaagaacaagaacacaagaagaGACTCAAAAGAAACTATAATCTCTAACAATAGATCAGATAAAGACATGAAAagctttttattttctcttcagCTGGGAGCCAAGAAATGAACACGAGCAAGTGTGTACTCTTTCCCAGCAATCCAAACACCAGTCTGTGACCATTGTACATCTTCCCAATCCAGATTCTCCTCCAACACCTGTTTCTCAATTCCacaaacatcatcatcatcacttgttttataattaacaaaaaaatacaagaattttactaaattaatgttAACCTCGACGTGATCTGGTGGGAGTGGAAACCCGATATCCCGCATAAGCTTCTGCGGGAGAGGTTTCTTACATCGTGACCAACGGAAAACATCAATTACACTGTTGTCTGAATCTGTATCTGTTTTTTCACCGTCTGTTGTCACATGAGGGAGAGGTTTCCTCCATCGTAACCAACGGAAAACGTTTAAGGAAAACATGACAGAGTTGTTATTGTTATCCATCTCCTTAGCTTCTTCGGATGATGAGTGTTGTTGTTGGGAGGCTTGGAATTCTTTCATAGTCTTCTCTCCAGCGAAACAGAGCTCATACCTATTTGCCATACAAAAGAGTTTGATTTAGCATGTAACAATATCTCATTAATGTTGTTTGATATAAACATGTGTTTAAATACCTGGATGAATGTGTTTCAAGGTACAAAACTTCTCCTTTCTTCAAGCGAGCAGAGGTGAAAAGAGGCTTTTTCAGACCCTTATCGGCCACAGCGCTTATGCTATATTTGATCCtgcaagaaacaaaaaagaaaagtaaatcaATGCGTGGGTAAAAAGTGATCTTAGAAGGTAAAGATTATCTAAAGCATTGTGCGGAAGTTTTCAGAGAGTTTACCAAGGTTCATTGCAGAGGTTGTATTGTATTGTTACTTCTCGAACAAACCTTTGTTGCCGCTGACCATTCTACAGAACGGTAAACAAGTCATCAGTACTGAAACATGTctaatcaaattttgaaatgcAAGTGAAGTGAGGGATAGAGAATCAGAGATTTTAAAGTACCGAAGCTGCAGCTCTGGTGGTCATAGACTTATCAACAGCCATTGGTGCAAGTGTTGGCTCTGAGGAGTGTGTAAGAGAGGGTTCCAGTTCTATAGTTCCACCTCCTTTCTGAAATAAAAACACCAGTAAGGACTTGAAAAAGAATCCACTTTTTAAACTGGATATTATGAACATCCTGCCAAGGAAACAAGGAGGACAGATAACAAAGAGATGTCAAATTAATAACCTTAAGTATATAGCACCGCTCAACTTTGTAACTGCATCCGATTCCAGCTCCCCATGATCGAGAGCGGACATTGTTCCTTAGCTTGGAGGTATAgtcttaaaatataatatatatcgaATATAAAAAGTTAGTATGAACATGGAAAAGTCAATAAAAGCACAAAGATAAAAACCTAACTTACAATCTTGTGACGGCAAGACTCTAATGGTAGCACGCAACTCTTGCAATGTCGGTGGAGGAGGGGAAGATGTAGGACGACAATAACCTGTATGCATGAGAACTAGAAGACATACCAGAATCAGTGTTATGTTAGTTCAAAGCCAAGGCATGAAATGCAAAGATTCTTTAGGACACGTACCAGCAACAAGATCTGAATCATCTGTGTATATGTCTGTTCCCCATAGCTGGCCACCTCTTACCTTCATAAAAATAAGCCAAAGGTCTcaatatacaataaaaaaagattatgaGAAAGTCTTTGGATGTATCTTCGTCTTACTCGGCGGTTAGTAGCAGTAACATACTCAGCTGGAATCTGAACTTCAAGAGTGGGGCCATTACTTGCGAACTCACCACTTTTGTCAGGCTGAGAAGATTCATATTCCTTCCACAATTTAATCAGTTCTTGCATACATTCCCCAACGTTGTAAACAACAACCGGAACCTCTGATTCGCCTGGATCATTCagtaaaacaaaaattcaacaAGCTGTCGCTCTGACCAAAACTATGTTCCATATAAAAGTTGATAAAAGCAGCAGAAACTTGATACATGTGAGCTCAACCTTATACTAATCTTAtacttgataaaaaaaacaatgcagaGATATAAGCAACTTTAAGCAACACAAATGAAGTAGCATTGGGGATTGAAACCGACTTTTTGGTCcaatcattttatattttaacattctACCGTTACTCTGCAACCTAAAGGCAAGCCTAAGAAGGAAACCTCATAGATTAATTATCAAGTACAAGTGTGTCGCAGATGACCATCATCAATGCACATATAAAAACGAATGCCAGTTTAACCgattatttttctttcactATTGTTCACCAAGCAGTGCAAATCGATCCTTTCTCGAAGACATAGTAACGAATGATTACCTTGTACCCTGcaaagaaaacacacacacaatcaAACATGGATGATGCATTAGAAACCAGATTAGTGACTGACAAAAGTTTAAGGACTTAGACCAATCAACTAACTTACATGGTAAAAGAAACGAAGGGAAAATAATCTTCTTAACACAGAGAGTAAGGGAGGCGGCAGGGAAGAATATCAAAAGAGACGGCAAATTTAGGTTTTCAAGGTGCAAAATTTTCTTTACAGgctttttaaaagaaaagaaaacaataatgGTAATGAGATATTCTCAACAATAATCAATATCGCCTGCAGATTTTACTAAATATGTTCAAATTTCAACCAATCCTGGCGTCTCTACTCTCtccaaaaggtaaaaaaaattataggatTAAGCTAAGATATGAGAGGCTAATACTAATTAGACAGCGTCTAATATAAATGCGTAAGACAAAGAGACGCACGCAACCTTCGTAGTTGTCCTGACTCCGTGAACGGACACGGTCGTGGTTTGTGGGCTGTCACATATTCCTCTTGTGCAGGTTTTGGCAGATGCTTCACCGAGCTCTTTCTCGTTCTGTGAGACCTCTTCAGCATCAGTCTCTAGCTCTCTTTTAATatgatcttttttttcttctccttctttcttTCTCCATCGTTCTGCTCCACCCTCTCTCTCGTTTCCCACCTATCGGTTTATTTTTCTTCGCTTCCAGTCTCTTTTGGTTCGCTCATGACACACTATCAGCAAACATTGATCCTCTGCGGTCATTTCTATCCTTATCACGGGATGCAACACACAGATCCACATTTGCGTTTGAACCTTCACCTCTCTTCCCTCTATGTTAATCCTTCTACTCTTTCCAAGCCAAGTGAGCATGCCCATCCTTAGTCTCAGCCTTTGTGTCGTTATAGTTTCTGACCCTCCCTATCAACACATTGTTGAAATGGCGGCTAATGGTTTCACAAGAGAGGTGGAACCTCTCTTGTATAACTCTGATTCGCTGATTATGACCTATAATGCTTAAGAATATAGCAACCTGCTCTTCCACCAGAACAGTGATGGTATCTCTCAGCAGTCCTTGCTCTCTAAAAGTGTCGGATAGTTTGTGAAACAGACGTTTATCCATCCGAAGCACTTCCCTGCAATCTTCAACAGGTCCTTGAAGCAAGTCTTTTAAATATGTACCTCTTGTAGAAGGCGAAGTTCCCGGAGGTTGGTTTACTAGACTTTGGTAGTATAAGTAACCAGCAGCTGCAGCAACTAGCTCCATCTCATCTAGTTCTAAGTCTAAATCGATGCTACTAGTGGAGGAATCTGAAAGTATAGCCAAAAGTACCagtcagtgttctaaaaatcggtctatgCGGAGTCTAGCCGTCTGCTTAAGTGGCAAATCGGATTTAAATGGTTTAAGTGTTTGTCCGACTAATCAATAATCCTCTATAAAGCTCCTAATTACGGTCTAgctatttttttaacattggtAATAAtgtaactaaattaatgtcatTATGATCAGTGTTTGTACCAGTGACAATAtcaaatgttttatttcaaatattgtTTCAAACACCTTGTAAGTTGTCTCCGTTCTTCTTAGTCAAAGCTGCTGCTCTCATTTTGGAAGCTGCTGCGAGTTCTAGCATGGCTTCAACTATGGCAACACCACCAGCCTTGCGGTTTCTCCTGCGAGACGGTCCAGAACCACCAGAAGGTGCTGTCGGAATACGCTTGTTGTGTCCGTTAATGACGTGTACTTCGTCTCCAGAGCCGCCAGAGGAaagttcatcatcatcatcatcaccatcaccagACATCATTCTTCAACATGCAAAAACCAACGCAAGTGATTCAGACAGAAGAGAATGTGCGAAGCTTAGTACAAGACCTTAGCTCAAAGCATCAAGTTTGAACAAGAAGAAGGTTTGGTTCTGAGAAAAATTTGAGCGATTGCTAATGGCCTCGAACATTAGGGATTCTGACAATTGAGTCCTGTCCcttagttttgttttcttttcattaGTCGCTCAAAACTTTCAACACTTTATGTTTTTGGCGTCATATTTTATCCGATATCAAATTAGCCCAGaatccaaaaatataatttaatttgtcTACTTGAGACGATTAATCAAGTGGCTAATCTTCAATATCtccacaaaaaataataatttatcgaCTTGAGATGATTAATCAAGTGGCTAATCTTCAATATCTCAGACTAAAGATTAACAGAACCTCTTAAACTTATTACTCATGATTCGCCATGAGTTAATCACACTGATAAATAAAAGAGAATtggaaagaagaaagaaaaatccAAAGGGGATTGATTATCTATAATCTTTACTAAATTAACAATCAAACCATTTTTGCATAaagtttacaaaagaaaagaacaagaacacaagaagaGACTCAAAAGAAACTATAATCTCTAACAATAGATCAGATAAAGACATGAAAagctttttattttctcttcagCTGGGAGCCAAGAAATGAACACGAGCAAGTGTGTACTCTTTCCCAGCAATCCAAACACCAGTCTGTGACCATTGTACATCTTCCCAATCCAGATTCTCCTCCAACACCTGTTTCTCAATTCCacaaacatcatcatcatcacttgttttataattaacaaaaaaatacaagaattttactaaattaatgttAACCTCGACGTGATCTGGTGGGAGTGGAAACCCGATATCCCGCATAAGCTTCTGCGGGAGAGGTT includes the following:
- the LOC117129337 gene encoding uncharacterized protein LOC117129337; this translates as MMSGDGDDDDDELSSGGSGDEVHVINGHNKRIPTAPSGGSGPSRRRNRKAGGVAIVEAMLELAAASKMRAAALTKKNGDNLQDSSTSSIDLDLELDEMELVAAAAGYLYYQSLVNQPPGTSPSTRGTYLKDLLQGPVEDCREVLRMDKRLFHKLSDTFREQGLLRDTITVLVEEQVAIFLSIIGHNQRIRVIQERFHLSCETISRHFNNVLIGRVRNYNDTKAETKDGHAHLAWKE
- the LOC117128885 gene encoding uncharacterized protein LOC117128885 isoform X3 → MQELIKLWKEYESSQPDKSGEFASNGPTLEVQIPAEYVTATNRRVRGGQLWGTDIYTDDSDLVAVLMHTGYCRPTSSPPPPTLQELRATIRVLPSQDYYTSKLRNNVRSRSWGAGIGCSYKVERCYILKKGGGTIELEPSLTHSSEPTLAPMAVDKSMTTRAAASNGQRQQRFVREVTIQYNLCNEPWIKYSISAVADKGLKKPLFTSARLKKGEVLYLETHSSRYELCFAGEKTMKEFQASQQQHSSSEEAKEMDNNNNSVMFSLNVFRWLRWRKPLPHVTTDGEKTDTDSDNSVIDVFRWSRCKKPLPQKLMRDIGFPLPPDHVEVLEENLDWEDVQWSQTGVWIAGKEYTLARVHFLAPS
- the LOC117128885 gene encoding uncharacterized protein LOC117128885 isoform X2, translated to MVQGESEVPVVVYNVGECMQELIKLWKEYESSQPDKSGEFASNGPTLEVQIPAEYVTATNRRVRGGQLWGTDIYTDDSDLVAVLMHTGYCRPTSSPPPPTLQELRATIRVLPSQDYYTSKLRNNVRSRSWGAGIGCSYKVERCYILKKGGGTIELEPSLTHSSEPTLAPMAVDKSMTTRAAASNGQRQQRFVREVTIQYNLCNEPWIKYSISAVADKGLKKPLFTSARLKKGEVLYLETHSSRYELCFAGEKTMKEFQASQQQHSSSEEAKEMDNNNNSVMFSLNVFRWLRWRKPLPHVTTDGEKTDTDSDNSVIDVFRWSRCKKPLPQKLMRDIGFPLPPDHVEVLEENLDWEDVQWSQTGVWIAGKEYTLARVHFLAPS
- the LOC117128885 gene encoding uncharacterized protein LOC117128885 isoform X1 — encoded protein: MLKRSHRTRKSSVKHLPKPAQEEYVTAHKPRPCPFTESGQLRRVQGESEVPVVVYNVGECMQELIKLWKEYESSQPDKSGEFASNGPTLEVQIPAEYVTATNRRVRGGQLWGTDIYTDDSDLVAVLMHTGYCRPTSSPPPPTLQELRATIRVLPSQDYYTSKLRNNVRSRSWGAGIGCSYKVERCYILKKGGGTIELEPSLTHSSEPTLAPMAVDKSMTTRAAASNGQRQQRFVREVTIQYNLCNEPWIKYSISAVADKGLKKPLFTSARLKKGEVLYLETHSSRYELCFAGEKTMKEFQASQQQHSSSEEAKEMDNNNNSVMFSLNVFRWLRWRKPLPHVTTDGEKTDTDSDNSVIDVFRWSRCKKPLPQKLMRDIGFPLPPDHVEVLEENLDWEDVQWSQTGVWIAGKEYTLARVHFLAPS